One genomic segment of Oncorhynchus mykiss isolate Arlee chromosome 10, USDA_OmykA_1.1, whole genome shotgun sequence includes these proteins:
- the LOC110533989 gene encoding potassium channel subfamily K member 4 yields MRCSTLLCILAGVLLYLVLGAVVFQALEAPREQDQHTQLQDTRRSFLENYTCVSPDILQALIEKVADAVGTGVDPSSNSSTFTSQWDLASAFFFSGTIITTIGFGNISPKTEWGQLFCIFYALVGIPLFGILLAGVGDHLGTGLRKAILKIEFILAKWKVSPTIVRVISAVLSILLGVAIFVAVPTLVFQEVEKWTLLEASYFVVITLTTVGFGDYVAGDSGDGGKDHWYKPLVWFWILLGLAYFASILSMIANWLRVLSKKTRAEMEELRARTTDWGQNIQNMSVDFRMPDDPFKRRRRKHRHGPRSRGHGAGHVSGTRAPGEGDRVTGNGQLNSQSETGSSSYSYSSNDSESGSGSETGSEATQSERVVEGKEKDVDKENAFPEALYSQPLDYFGENLAYIDESSDAVSGKLHLDPLLDSAQPISARSRKPKRRRPRRPPPEKIPKISPTKPEKKEPNGDIPPENPPPPPPKDG; encoded by the exons ATGCGCTGCTCCACCCTCCTGTGTATCCTTGCGGGGGTGCTGCTGTACCTAGTGCTGGGGGCTGTGGTGTTCCAGGCTCTGGAGGCTCCTCGTGAGCAGGACCAGCACACGCAGCTGCAGGACACACGCAGATCGTTCCTGGAGAACTACACCTGCGTCAGCCCAGACATCCTGCAGGCTCTCATAGAG AAAGTGGCAGATGCCGTGGGAACTGGGGTGGATCCTAGCAGCAACTCCTCTACTTTCACCAGCCAATGGGACTTGGCTAGTGCCTTCTTCTTCTCTGggaccatcatcaccaccatcg GTTTTGGGAACATCTCCCCGAAGACGGAATGGGGGCAGCTGTTCTGTATCTTCTATGCCCTTGTGGGGATCCCTCTGTTTGGTATCCTGCTGGCTGGAGTTGGAGACCATCTGGGGACTGGGCTGAGGAAGGCCATCCTCAAAATAGAGTTCATCTTAGCG aaaTGGAAGGTCAGTCCTACTATTGTTCGTGTCATCTCAGCTGTCCTCTCCATCCTGTTGGGGGTAGCCATTTTTGTTGCTGTGCCAACGCTGGTGTTTCAGGAGGTGGAGAAATGGACTCTCCTGGAGGCTTCCTACTTTGTTGTCATCACTCTGACTACAGTGGGCTTTGGAGACTATGTTGCAG GTGATAGCGGAGATGGTGGGAAAGACCACTGGTACAAGCCTCTGGTGTGGTTCTGGATCCTGCTGGGCCTGGCCTACTTTGCCTCTATCCTGTCCATGATTGCAAACTGGCTTCGGGTCCTGTCCAAGAAGACCAGGGCTGAG atGGAGGAGCTCAGAGCCCGTACCACTGACTGGGGTCAGAACATCCAGAACATGTCCGTGGACTTCCGCATGCCAGACGACCCCTTCAAACGACGGAGGCGAAAGCATCGCCATGGTCCTCGCAGCCGGGGCCATGGGGCGGGTCATGTGTCTGGGACCAGGGCCcctggagagggggacagggtgACGGGGAATGGCCAGCTGAACAGCCAATCAGAGACTGGATCGTCCTCATACTCTTACTCCTCCAACGATTCCGAGTCGGGGTCAGGGTCTGAGACAGGGTCAGAGGCCACGCAGTCGGAGCGGGTAGTAGAGGGTAAAGAGAAGGATGTCGATAAGGAGAACGCCTTCCCAGAAGCCCTGTATTCCCAGCCTCTGGACTACTTTGGAGAGAATCTGGCATACATTGATGAGTCCTCAGACGCAGTGAGTGGGAAATTACATTTGGATCCCCTATTGGATTCAGCACAGCCCATCTCTGCACGCTCACGGAAGCCCAAGAGGAGACGGCCCAGAAGACCACCCCCAGAGAAGATCCCCAAAATCAGCCCTACCAAGCCTGAGAAGAAAGAGCCAAATGGAGACATACCCCCTGAAAATCCCCCGCCCCCTCCACCAAAGGATGGATGA